The Paramisgurnus dabryanus chromosome 6, PD_genome_1.1, whole genome shotgun sequence genome has a window encoding:
- the LOC135744106 gene encoding tripartite motif-containing protein 16-like — translation MAEASISMAQDQFICSICLDLLKDPVTIPCGHSYCMSCITNYWNQDDQKRNYSCPQCRQTFNTRPDLNKSTMLAEVVEMLKKTKLQAARPDHSYAEAGDVKCDVCTERKHKAVKSCLVCLNSYCQTHLEQHENLFKGKRHKVIDVTGRLQQMICPQHEKLLEIYCKTDQLCICYLCMVDEHNEHKTVSAAAERTEKQKELKETQRKYHQRIQESQKKLQELRDAVETHKRSAQTAVDDTETIFTQLIRSIERRRSEVTQLIRDQEKTAVSEAEGLLKRLEQEIDDLRRRDAELEQLSHTDDHIHFIRSFQSLSVPPGSTDSLSITVSSLISFDDVGKSVSHLREKLEDFCREETEKIFDQSKAPEPETREQFLKYYHHFTADPNTAHKYLRLSEGNKVITDTYTVQYPDHSDRFDGYPQVLCSESLCGRCYWEIEWRGRVFISVSYKSISRKGGKESLFGFNDQSWSLCCCDSSCSFFHNNIETKLPVVSRSSRIGVYVDHSSGSLSFYSVSDTMTLIHRVKTTFTKPLYPGFYVVYGSVKLCDLTI, via the exons ATGGCAGAAGCCAGTATTTCAATGGCTCAGGATCAGTTCATCTGTTCAATCTGTCTGGATTTACTGAAGGATCCAGTGACCATTCCCTGTGGACACAGTTACTGTATGAGCTGTATTACAAACTACTGGAATCAAGATGATCAGAAGAGAAACTACAGCTGCCCTCAATGCAGACAGACCTTCAATACAAGACctgatttaaataaaagcacCATGCTGGCTGAAGTGGTGGAGATGCTGAAGAAGACAAAACTACAAGCTGCTCGTCCTGATCACAGTTATGCTGAAGCTGGAGATGTGAAGTGTGACGTCTGTActgagagaaaacacaaagcTGTCAAGTCCTGTCTGGTGTGTCTGAACTCTTACTGTCAAACTCATCTTGAACAACATGAGAATTTATTCAAAGGAAAGAGACACAAAGTGATAGACGTCACTGGACGACTTCAGCAGATGATCTGCCCTCAACATGAGAAACTTTTAGAGATTTACTGTAAAACTGATCAGCTCTGTATATGTTATCTGTGTATGGTGGATGAACACAATGAACATAAAACTGTATCAGCTGCAGCAGAGAGGACTGAGAAACAG AAAGAACTGAAGGAGACGCAGAGAAAATATCATCAGAGAATCCAGGAGAGTCAGAAGAAGCTTCAGGAGCTGAGAGATGCTGTGGAGACTCATAAG CGCTCTGCACAGACAGCAGTGGACGACACTGAGACGATCTTTACTCAACTGATCCGATCCATTGAGAGAAGACGATCTGAGGTGACACAGCTGATCAGAGATCAGGAAAAGACTGCAGTGAGTGAAGCTGAAGGACTCTTGAAGCGACTGGAGCAGGAGATTGATGATCTGAGGAGGAGAGACGCTGAGCTGGAGCAGCTTTCACACACAGATGATCACATCCATTTCATCCGG agTTTCCAGTCTCTCTCTGTTCCTCCTGGATCTACAGACTCACTCAGCATCACTGTCAGCTCTCTCATCTCTTTTGATGATGTAGGAAAATCTGTGTCTCATCTGAGAGAGAAACTGGAGGATTTCTGTAGAGAAGAGACAGAGAAGATATTTGATCAAAGTAAAGCACCTGAACCTGAGACCAGGGAGCAGTTCCTAAAAT ATTATCATCACTTCACTGCAGATCCAAACACAGCACATAAATATCTCCGTCTGTCTGAGGGGAACAAAGTGATTACTGACACTTACACAGTCCAGTATCCTGACCATTCAGACCGATTTGATGGTTATCCTCAGGTGTTGTGTAGTGAGAGTTTGTGTGGACGCTGTTACTGGGAGATTGAGTGGAGAGGTCGAGTGTTTATATCAGTGTCATATAAGAGCATCAGCAGGAAGGGAGGTAAAGAGTCTTTGTTTGGATTTAATGATCAGTCCTGGAGTTTGTGCTGCTGTGACTCCAGTTGTTCATTCTTTCACAATAACATTGAGACTAAACTCCCTGTAGTGTCCAGATCTTCTAGAATAGGAGTTTATGTGGATCACAGTTCAGGATCTCTGTCCTTCTACAGCGTCTCTGACACAATGACCCTCATCCACAGAGTCAAGACCACATTCACTAAACCTCTCTATCCTGGGTTTTATGTTGTTTATGGATCAGTGAAACTCTGTGATCTAACAATATAG